One part of the Streptomyces ferrugineus genome encodes these proteins:
- a CDS encoding glycosyltransferase family 2 protein, protein MKVGAVIITMGNRPDELRALLDSVAKQDGDRVEVVVVGNGSPVPDVPEGVRTIELPENLGIPGGRNVGIEAFGPSGRDVDILLFLDDDGLLAHHDTAELCRQAFAADPKLGIVSFRIADPDSGVTQRRHVPRLRASDPMRSSRVTTFLGGANAVRTQVFAEVGGLPDEFFYAHEETDLAWRALDAGWMIDYRSDMVLFHPTTAPSRHAVYHRMVARNRVWLARRNLPAPLVPVYLGVWMLLTLLRRPSRPALRAWFGGFREGWTTSCGPRRPMKWRTVWRLTRLGRPPVI, encoded by the coding sequence ATGAAGGTCGGCGCGGTGATCATCACCATGGGCAACCGCCCCGACGAGCTGCGCGCCCTGCTCGACTCGGTCGCCAAGCAGGACGGCGACCGCGTCGAGGTCGTCGTGGTCGGCAACGGCTCGCCGGTCCCGGACGTCCCCGAAGGCGTCCGCACGATCGAGCTGCCCGAGAACCTCGGCATCCCCGGCGGCCGCAACGTCGGTATCGAGGCCTTCGGCCCCAGCGGCCGGGATGTCGACATATTGCTCTTCCTCGACGACGACGGCCTCCTCGCCCACCACGACACCGCCGAGCTGTGCCGCCAGGCCTTCGCGGCCGATCCGAAGCTCGGCATCGTCAGCTTCCGTATCGCCGACCCGGACTCCGGCGTCACCCAGCGCCGCCACGTCCCCCGGCTGCGGGCCTCCGACCCGATGCGCTCCTCCCGGGTCACCACCTTCCTGGGCGGCGCCAACGCCGTCCGCACCCAGGTCTTCGCCGAAGTCGGCGGGCTCCCGGACGAATTCTTCTACGCCCATGAGGAAACCGACCTGGCATGGCGGGCCCTCGACGCGGGCTGGATGATCGACTACCGGTCCGACATGGTGCTGTTCCACCCCACGACCGCGCCCTCGCGGCACGCGGTCTACCACCGCATGGTCGCCCGCAACCGCGTCTGGCTCGCCCGTCGCAACCTCCCCGCCCCCCTCGTCCCGGTCTATCTGGGCGTGTGGATGCTGCTCACGCTCCTCCGGCGCCCCTCCCGCCCCGCCCTGCGGGCATGGTTCGGCGGATTCCGGGAAGGGTGGACCACCTCGTGCGGTCCCCGCCGACCCATGAAGTGGCGTACGGTGTGGCGGCTGACTCGACTGGGCCGGCCACCCGTCATCTGA
- a CDS encoding CDP-alcohol phosphatidyltransferase family protein, producing MSRPSVAELRPVVHPAGVKDRRSGEHWMGRLYMREVSLRVDRYLVNTRVTPNQLTYLMTVFGVLAAPALLVPGIAGAVLGVVCVQMYLLLDCVDGEIARWRKQYSLGGVYLDRVGAYLTDAAVLVGFGLRAADLWGSGRIDWLWAFLGTLAALGAILIKAETDLVGVARHQQGLAPVKEAASEMRSSGMALARRAAAAFKFHRLILGIEASLLILVLAIVDQARGDLFFSRLGVAVLAGIALLQTLLHLVSILASSRLK from the coding sequence ATGTCAAGGCCATCGGTAGCTGAACTCCGCCCCGTCGTTCACCCCGCGGGGGTGAAGGACCGGCGCAGCGGTGAGCACTGGATGGGACGCCTCTACATGCGCGAGGTGTCCCTGCGGGTCGACCGCTACCTGGTGAACACCAGGGTCACGCCCAACCAGCTCACGTACCTGATGACCGTCTTCGGTGTGCTCGCGGCCCCGGCGCTCCTGGTGCCGGGGATCGCGGGTGCCGTGCTCGGCGTGGTCTGCGTTCAGATGTACCTGCTGCTGGACTGCGTCGACGGCGAGATCGCGCGCTGGCGGAAGCAGTACTCGCTGGGCGGCGTCTACCTGGACCGCGTCGGCGCCTACCTCACCGACGCCGCCGTGCTCGTCGGCTTCGGCCTGCGCGCCGCCGACCTGTGGGGCAGCGGCCGTATCGACTGGCTGTGGGCCTTCCTCGGCACCCTGGCCGCGCTCGGCGCGATCCTGATCAAGGCCGAGACCGACCTCGTCGGTGTCGCCCGGCACCAGCAGGGCCTGGCGCCGGTCAAGGAGGCCGCGTCCGAGATGCGCTCCTCCGGCATGGCGCTGGCGCGCAGGGCCGCCGCCGCGTTCAAGTTCCACCGGCTGATCCTCGGCATCGAGGCGTCCCTGCTGATCCTGGTCCTGGCGATCGTCGACCAGGCCCGCGGCGACCTGTTCTTCTCCCGCCTCGGCGTCGCGGTGCTCGCCGGCATCGCGCTGCTGCAGACGCTGCTGCACCTGGTGTCGATCCTCGCGTCGAGCAGGCTGAAGTGA
- a CDS encoding iron-containing alcohol dehydrogenase family protein, translating into MPVLTRLIPSPVVVDIRPGALDDLGAVLADERISHSGKLAVAVSNGSGARLKERLAPALPGATWYEVGGGTLDDAVRLAGDIRAGHYDAVVGLGGGKIIDCAKFAAARVGLPLVAVPTNLAHDGLCSPVATLDNDAGRGSYGVPNPIAVVIDLDVIRDAPVRFVRAGIGDAVSNISAIADWELANRVKGEKIDGLAAAIARQAGEAVLRHPGGIGDTDFLQVLAEALVLSGIAMSVSGDSRPSSGACHEINHAFDLLHPKRAAAHGEQCGLGAAFAMYLRGAHEESAYMAEVLRRHGLPVLPEEIGFTHDEFVRVVEFAPQTRPGRYTILEHLDLTTDQIKDVYADYVKAIGS; encoded by the coding sequence GTGCCAGTACTGACCCGGCTGATCCCCTCGCCGGTCGTCGTCGACATCCGCCCGGGTGCCCTCGACGACCTGGGCGCGGTGCTCGCCGACGAGCGGATCTCGCACTCCGGCAAGCTGGCCGTCGCCGTCAGCAACGGCTCCGGCGCCCGGCTGAAGGAGCGGCTCGCCCCGGCGCTGCCCGGCGCCACCTGGTACGAGGTCGGCGGCGGCACTCTCGACGACGCGGTCCGGCTGGCCGGTGACATAAGGGCCGGCCACTACGACGCGGTCGTCGGGCTCGGCGGGGGCAAGATCATCGACTGCGCCAAGTTCGCCGCGGCGCGCGTCGGCCTGCCCCTGGTCGCCGTACCGACGAACCTCGCGCACGACGGCCTGTGCTCGCCGGTCGCCACCCTCGACAACGACGCCGGGCGCGGCTCCTACGGGGTGCCGAACCCGATCGCCGTCGTCATCGACCTGGACGTCATCCGCGACGCCCCCGTGCGCTTCGTGCGGGCCGGCATCGGCGACGCCGTCTCCAACATCTCCGCGATCGCGGACTGGGAGCTGGCCAACCGGGTCAAGGGCGAGAAGATCGACGGCCTCGCCGCCGCCATCGCCCGGCAGGCGGGCGAGGCGGTGCTGCGGCACCCCGGCGGCATCGGGGACACCGATTTCCTCCAGGTGCTGGCCGAGGCGCTGGTGCTCAGCGGTATCGCGATGTCGGTGTCGGGCGACTCCCGCCCGTCCTCCGGCGCCTGCCACGAGATCAACCACGCCTTCGACCTGCTCCACCCCAAGCGCGCCGCCGCCCACGGCGAGCAGTGCGGACTGGGCGCGGCCTTCGCGATGTACCTGCGAGGAGCGCACGAGGAGTCGGCCTACATGGCCGAGGTGCTGCGTCGGCACGGGCTGCCGGTACTGCCGGAGGAGATCGGCTTCACACACGACGAGTTCGTCCGTGTCGTGGAGTTCGCCCCGCAGACCCGGCCCGGCCGCTACACGATCCTCGAACACCTCGACCTGACCACCGACCAGATCAAGGACGTCTACGCCGACTATGTCAAGGCCATCGGTAGCTGA
- a CDS encoding ABC transporter permease — MSETTHDGSVAVSAPPSPDEGLTAAQLAAKYGLAVSGARPSLFEYVRQLWDRRHFILAFSRAKLTAQYSQAKLGQLWQVATPLLNAAVYFFIFGLLLGARRGIPHEIYVPFLVTGVFVFTFTQSSVLAGVRAISGNLGLVRALHFPRASLPISFALQQLQQLLYSMIVLVLIMVGFGIYPSLSWLLVAPALALQFVFNTGLALIFARMGSKTPDLAQLMPFVLRTWMYASGVMFSIPAMLADKNVPGWLTDVLQWNPAAIYMDLVRFAMIDGYGSSYLPDHVWALALGWALLAGAFGFVYFWKAEERYGRG, encoded by the coding sequence GTGAGTGAGACAACGCACGACGGCTCGGTCGCGGTGAGCGCGCCGCCGTCGCCCGACGAGGGACTCACGGCGGCCCAGCTCGCCGCCAAGTACGGGCTGGCCGTCAGCGGCGCCCGGCCCTCGCTGTTCGAGTACGTCCGCCAGCTCTGGGACCGGCGGCACTTCATCCTCGCGTTCTCGCGGGCGAAGCTGACCGCCCAGTACAGCCAGGCGAAGCTCGGCCAGCTCTGGCAGGTGGCCACGCCGCTGCTGAACGCGGCCGTGTACTTCTTCATCTTCGGCCTGCTGCTGGGGGCCCGCCGGGGCATCCCCCACGAGATCTACGTGCCGTTCCTGGTGACGGGCGTGTTCGTGTTCACCTTCACCCAGAGCTCGGTGCTCGCGGGCGTGCGGGCCATCTCCGGCAACCTCGGCCTGGTGCGCGCCCTGCACTTCCCCCGGGCCTCGCTGCCGATCTCGTTCGCGCTCCAGCAGCTCCAGCAACTGCTCTACTCGATGATCGTGCTCGTCCTGATCATGGTGGGCTTCGGCATCTATCCCAGCTTGTCGTGGCTGCTGGTGGCGCCCGCGCTCGCCCTGCAGTTCGTCTTCAACACGGGCCTTGCGCTGATCTTCGCCCGCATGGGCAGCAAGACCCCCGACCTGGCCCAGTTGATGCCGTTCGTGCTGCGCACCTGGATGTACGCGTCCGGCGTGATGTTCAGCATCCCGGCGATGCTCGCCGACAAGAACGTGCCGGGCTGGCTCACCGACGTCCTCCAGTGGAACCCCGCCGCGATCTACATGGACCTGGTTCGCTTCGCTATGATCGACGGTTACGGCTCCTCGTACCTGCCCGACCATGTGTGGGCCCTCGCGCTGGGCTGGGCGCTGCTGGCCGGTGCGTTCGGTTTCGTCTACTTCTGGAAGGCGGAGGAGAGGTACGGCCGTGGCTGA
- a CDS encoding phosphocholine cytidylyltransferase family protein — protein MIGLVLAAGAGRRLRPYTDSLPKALVPVGPAGIEGEPTVLDLTLGNFAEIGLTEVAIIVGYRKEAVYARKEALEQKYGLKLTLVDNDKAEEWNNAYSLWCGRDALKDGVILANGDTVHPVSVEKTLLAARGDGKKIILALDTVKNLADEEMKVVVDPAKGMTKITKLMDPAEATGEYIGVTLIEGDAAPELADALKAVWETDPQQFYEHGYQELVNRGFRIDVAPIGDVKWVEIDNHDDLARGREIACQY, from the coding sequence ATGATCGGCCTCGTGCTGGCGGCCGGCGCCGGACGGCGTCTGCGCCCCTACACCGACAGCCTTCCCAAGGCTCTGGTGCCGGTGGGGCCCGCGGGCATAGAGGGCGAACCAACGGTTCTCGACCTCACCCTCGGCAACTTCGCCGAGATCGGTCTGACCGAGGTCGCGATCATCGTCGGCTACCGCAAGGAGGCCGTGTACGCGCGCAAGGAAGCCCTTGAGCAGAAGTACGGCCTCAAGCTCACCCTCGTCGACAACGACAAGGCCGAGGAGTGGAACAACGCCTACTCCCTGTGGTGCGGCCGTGACGCCCTCAAGGACGGCGTGATCCTCGCCAACGGCGATACCGTGCACCCGGTCTCCGTCGAGAAGACGCTGCTCGCCGCCCGCGGCGATGGCAAGAAGATCATCCTCGCCCTGGACACGGTGAAGAACCTCGCCGACGAGGAGATGAAGGTCGTCGTCGACCCCGCGAAGGGCATGACGAAGATCACCAAGCTGATGGACCCCGCCGAGGCCACCGGCGAGTACATCGGCGTCACCCTCATCGAGGGCGACGCCGCCCCCGAGCTGGCCGACGCCCTGAAGGCCGTGTGGGAGACCGACCCGCAGCAGTTCTACGAGCACGGCTACCAGGAGCTCGTGAACCGCGGCTTCCGTATCGACGTGGCGCCGATCGGCGACGTCAAGTGGGTGGAGATCGACAATCACGACGATCTCGCTCGCGGACGGGAGATCGCGTGCCAGTACTGA